From the Candidatus Saccharibacteria bacterium genome, the window AACGTACCAATGCTCGTTACTATTGTCCTTTCCTACCTAGCCGGACTACTCACCGTACTTGCTCCGTGCGTGCTGCCCATGCTCCCCATTATCCTGGGCGGCAGTCTTGCGGGTGAGAAAAAAGACCGGTGGCGACCGTACATCATCACCGCCAGCCTGGTCGTGTCGCTCATAGTATTTACCATTTTACTGAAAGCCTCGACGGCACTAATTGGTATAGACCCGCGTGTATGGTCTATAGGCTCGGGATTGCTGGTTGTAACGCTTGGAATTTTCATGCTATTTCCAATGCTTTGGGCGCAGATGATAGGTCGGCTCGGAATTGAGCACCGCACGCAGGGCCTATTGGGTAAAGCGTACCAGAGCGGAAACGGTACTCTTTCAGCCGTACTCATTGGTGCCGCACTCGGACCGGTCTTTAGCAGCTGCAGCCCAACCTACGCATGGGTCATCGCAACCGTACTGCCCGAAAGTACTCTGCGCGGCGTTTTTTATCTCGGCGTATATTGCCTTGGTGTTGCATCGTCGCTGCTGGCAATTGCGCTTTTGGGCCGCCGTCTGTTGCAAAAAATCAAGTGGGCAACCAACCCCGGCGGTTGGTTCCAGCGGGCTATTGCCGTACTTTTTATTCTCGTTGGCATATTTGTCGCGACTGGCTGGGATAAAAAAATCCAAACCTACCTGGTCGACAAAGACATTTTGAACCTCATTCAGCTTGAACAAAAACTAGTCCCTAAAGACTCCTCCACAACGGCGCCTGCTTCCACCACATCTGGCAGCAAAAAGCGGTTTAATGTTACGCCCTACAGCGCACCAGAATTTAAAAATATATCTACATGGCTAAACACAGCGCCACTGACCGTAGAAAGCTTGAAAGGGAAGGTTGTTCTCATAGACTTCTGGACATATTCGTGCATAAACTGCCAGCGAACACAGCCGTACCTGAATGCATGGTATAGCAAGTACAAAGATGCCGGGTTTGAAATAATCGGCGTGCATGCGCCCGAATTTGCGTTCGAAAAAGTGCCCGAAAACGTCAAACGCGCCATAGCAGACGAAAGCATTTTATATCCGGTAGCACTCGACAACGACTTTGCGACTTGGCGGGCGTATCGTAACCAATACTGGCCCGCAAAATACCTCGTGGACAAGGACGGCCAAGTACGCTACACCCACTTCGGCGAAGGCGCCTACGACGAAACCGAAAGAACCATTCAGGCGCTATTGAAAGAATCCGGTAACGCCGTTACTGCTCCGCTCGAA encodes:
- a CDS encoding cytochrome c biogenesis protein DipZ, with amino-acid sequence MLVTIVLSYLAGLLTVLAPCVLPMLPIILGGSLAGEKKDRWRPYIITASLVVSLIVFTILLKASTALIGIDPRVWSIGSGLLVVTLGIFMLFPMLWAQMIGRLGIEHRTQGLLGKAYQSGNGTLSAVLIGAALGPVFSSCSPTYAWVIATVLPESTLRGVFYLGVYCLGVASSLLAIALLGRRLLQKIKWATNPGGWFQRAIAVLFILVGIFVATGWDKKIQTYLVDKDILNLIQLEQKLVPKDSSTTAPASTTSGSKKRFNVTPYSAPEFKNISTWLNTAPLTVESLKGKVVLIDFWTYSCINCQRTQPYLNAWYSKYKDAGFEIIGVHAPEFAFEKVPENVKRAIADESILYPVALDNDFATWRAYRNQYWPAKYLVDKDGQVRYTHFGEGAYDETERTIQALLKESGNAVTAPLEAAQKGSSVRRGQTPETYLGYDRAARFMNADQFVADKPVTYTTAQNLERDSWSIGGRWQMGDESSQSLAQGATLTLKFSARQVYLVMSGPPGARIDVTVTGQPAPGSKESKNSSVTLDGPRLYTLASLDQFMTDQTLKLTFPAGVTINAFTFGS